CCACGTTCGCGGGCAAGGGCGATCTGGCGTTCGCGTTCCTGGAAGCGCGCTTTCCGCTCGGCGGAATAGCGGTCGTGGCAGTGGGGGCAGCTGACGCCTTTGACGTAAAGTTTGCTTTTTTTATCGTCTTCCGTGATAGGCATGCGGCAAGCGTGGCATTGGTCGTATTCACCTTTTTCAAGGTTATGCTTCACAGCAACCCGGTTGTCGAAAACGAAGCATTCACCTTTCCACATGGAGTTCTCTTCGGGCACTTCTTCGAGGTATTTGAGGATGCCGCCTTTCAAGTGGTAGACATCGTCAAATCCAAGTTCTTTGAGGTAGGCCGTGGATTTTTCGCAGCGGATTCCGCCGGTGCAGAACATGGCCACCTTCCGATGTTTGGAAGGATCGAGGTTTTTTTTCACATATTCGGGAAATTCGCGGAAAGATTCCGTATTCGGATTTATCGCATTTTCGAAGGTTCCAATACTGATTTCATAGTCATTTCTCGTATCGATCAGCAGGGTTTCGGGGTCGCTGATCAGTTCGTTCCAGCTCTGAGGTTCTACGTAGGTTCCGACGCTTTTTCGCGGATCGATTCCCTCGATACCGAGGGTTACAATCTCTTTTTTGAGCCGGACTTTGGTGCGGTAGAAGGGGTTGGTTTCATCGCAGGATTCCTTGCAGTCAAGCGTTGCGAGCCGTTCGTCGGTCCTGAGGTAGGCCAGCAGCTCATCAATGGCCGCGCGTGTTCCGGCCACTGTACCGTTAATTCCTTCAGCCGCCAGCAGCAGGGTGCCGCGAATGTCGCGTTCGGTCATAAACTGCAGTAGCGGCTCGCGCAGCGATTCATAATTATTCAGCTCAACAAACTTATATAATGCACATACAACAATCGGTTTCATGGCGCGCGCTTTTAATGACAGGGTTACAGAATTTCAATTCACAATAGGGGAAAATAAGCAATGAAGTATTCGGCTGTCGGAAGCGGGCGGTTTAAAAAACCGTAGAATGAATGAAGAACATCACGGCGAGGGCAAGGTAAAGGCCGCCGGCGCAGGTCATCGGAATCCAGACGAGGATGCGGTGTTTGAAGTGAATCTTCATGCTGCGTTCAGCAAACCAGGTAAGCGCAAAACCGACGGGATAAAGGAAAATGTAGGGCACGATTAGAAATCCTTTGATTTCTTCCAGTGACTGGAATCCGCCGTAGATTAACAGAATGCGGTGAATAACGATTATGATTGCCCAGCTCACAAATAATCCAGATGCCGCGATGTAGGTTTTTCCATATGGACTCATGGTTAGGTCTCTTTGCTGTTTTTTTTAAGCTATCGGGAGTGGCGCATTAGCGCACGTTCTTTTTTGGATTCACTGTAACAGCGGATGGTTGCGGAGGAATCAAATGATTCCGCAGGGGCCGTCGGACGGCGAATGATGTGCCGTTCCGCACGGAACGGCTGTGGGTATTCTGCTGCGGAAATGGAATAAAGTATTTTCAGTCTGCCGGAAGTCAGACTGAGGTGCCGCCGTTACTGTTTGTTTTTCTTGGTTTGGCACGCTGTTTTGGGCAATATGCGCCGTCTTACAATTTTCAAGGGGAAAACATGACGGGATTAAACGATGATGGCGGAGTGCCGAAAATATCGATACCCTCGACCGGCGGGGCGCCCAGTGGCGGGGTCAGCGGCGGCGGGGTAACGCCCAATGGTGATTTAACGGCAGAAGCCCGGGAATCGCTGAGGGGAAACTGGGGCATGGCTGTTCTGGGTTATGTACTTTATACCGCGTTGTCTTTTGCCATTTCCTTTTTTGTCATTGCGGCCACAATCTTTGTGGGCGCGGTTGCCGGATTGGGGGGGGGCGATGCTGAAGCCGCGGGAACGATGATCAGCGGGGTGGCGCAGTTGTTTCAGCTTTTTGTAATGCCGCCGGTGATGGTTGGTTTTTTTGCCTATTATCTCGGGCTTGCTCAGGAGGACGAGGCCCGTCTGGAACTGTTGTTTGCCGGGTTTAAGCGGTTCTGGAAATCGCTGGGTGTTTATTTCTTTTATATGCTCTTTATTTATCTGTGGATGTTGCTGCTGATTATTCCCGGAATTATCAAGTGTTTCAGTTATTCGCAGGCCTTTTTTATTATTGCCGACGATGAAGGCTGCGGGCCGCTGGAGGCCATCAGTCGGAGTAAGGAGATGATGGCGGGGAATAAATGGAAATTTTTCTGCCTCAATCTGCGCTTTATCGGGTGGAGTCTGCTGGCGTTGTTGACGTTGGGGATTGGGTATCTATGGCTGGTGCCCTACATGCAGACCTCTTTGGCCAAATTTTATGAAGATGTGAAGTAAACTCTGAAACTGGAATTTTGAATTTGAAAACCGGAACATTCGAACTGCAAAACACCGACCCCTCCTGCAAAGCGAGGCGCGGAACCTTTCATACGAAACACGGAAAAGTGGAGACCCCCGTTTTTATGCCGGTCGGCACCCAGGCTACGGTCAAGAGCATGTCGCCGGCGGAAATGCACGAGCTGGATTGTGAAATTCTGCTGGGCAATACCTATCATTTGAATGACCGGCCGGGGCCGGATCTGATTGAGCGGCTCGGCGGGCTGCATGAATTTATGGGCTGGGACCGGGCGATTCTGACCGACAGCGGCGGTTATCAGGTGTTCAGTCTGGGTTCGATGAATAAAATCACGGATGAGGGGGTTTCGTTCCGGTCGCATTCGGACGGTTCGAAGCACTTTATCGGCCCGAAGGAATCGATGGAAATTCAGCGGAAACTGGGGTCGGATATTGCCATGGTTTTTGACGAGTGTCCGCCGTATCCGAGCGAGAAGGAATACGCTTGCAAAGCGGTACGCAGAACCCTAGATTGGGCGGCTATTTGCAGGGAAGCGCCCCGGGCGGAAGGCCAGCTGTTTTTCGGTATTGCGCAGGGGAGTGTCTATGCGGATTTGCGTGAGGAGTGTGCAAAGGCGTTGGTCGACATGGAATTTGACGGCTATGCCATCGGCGGTGTGAGTGTCGGCGAACCGGATGAACTGATTATCCGGGGCGTTGAAGATACGGTGGATCATCTGCCGGTTGAAAAACCGCGCTATCTGATGGGGGTTGGTGAAATGGCCCAGATGGTGGAGTCGGTTGCGCGGGGTGTTGATATGTTCGATTGTGTCATGCCCACCCGCCAGGCCCGTAACGGCACGGTTTCCACCCGGCGTGGACGCTACCCTGTGAAAGCGGCCCTCTATAAGGAGGATACGCGCCCGTTGGAGGAAGGATGCACCTGTTATGCGTGTAAGAATTTTACACGTGCTTATGTGCGCCATCTGCTTAATGTCGGCGAGATTCTGGGGCTGAGGCTGATAACGATGCATAATCTGCATTGCTATCTTGAATTTATGAGAGAGATGAGAAAATCGATTGAAGAGGGCCGGTTTGCTGAATTCCGTGCGGAATTCCATGCAGGCTATTCGGTCGTTTGCAAGGAGCACGTTTTAAACGTAAAGGAGAACAACTAGATGAATCTATTACCCCTTACCATCGCGCAGGCTGAGGCGGCTCCGGCGACTGGCGGGTCACCGCTGCAGTTTCCGATCATGATGGTTATTCTGTTCGCGATCATGTATTTCATGATGATCCGTCCGCAGAAGCGCCGCGAAAAGGAACGTAAGGAAATGATCAATTCGGTGAAGAGCGGCGCACGCGTCCTGCTCACGAGTGGAATCATCGGTGAAGTGATCAACGTGAAAGAGAATACGCTGATTATTAAAATTTCGGATAACACCAAAGTTGAGTGTGTTCGCGCAGCCATTTCCCAGATTCTGGAAAAAGGTGAAACACCGGCCGAAATCGAAGCAACGAAGTAAGAAAGGTTTCTGAGATGGACAAAAATAAACTCTGGAAATGGATTACGCTCTTTGCATTGACCGGAATGTCGGTCTGGATGGTGGCGGATTTGGGAGTGACCTGGGGATTGGACCTGCAGGGCGGCTCCAGTTTTACGATTCAGGTTGATGAAGCGGACGTGCGTCAGAAACTGGTGGAAGGCGATGAAACCGTCTCTTCAGTTGATGCGCTCAAGGTGGCTGACGTAAAGAAAAAGGTTCAGGAAACCCAGCAGATTGCGGTGGAAATTATCCGTAACCGTATTGATGGCCTGGGCACTGCCGAGCCGGAAATTTATCCGCAGGGGAACGATCGGATTGTGGTCCGGCTTCCCGGTGTTGATCCGGAAACCCGTGCGGATGCAAAAGCACAGATTTCGCGCGATGCCGTGCTGAGTTTCAAGCTGGTACACAACGACAGTGCACAGTGGGTTGCGGAAGTTTTCGGCGCAGGCCAGATGCCGCCCGGCTTTAAGATGGGCGGACAGGATGGTGCCGGTATCTTTCTGGTGCGTGACCGTGAAGCCATGGCCGATGAAGAGCTTGATCGCGCATTCTTTAAGCGTTTGCGTCGGTTCGGTGACAAACCGGCTGACTTCATGCTGATGGAGGATCGGCATAAGGATAATTCCAAAATTTACCGCCCGGAATTCATCGAGCGCCGCCGCCAAATGGGGGGTGACCGAGTGCAGAATGCATCGGTTATGCCGGATCCGATGACCGGACTGCCGACTATCTCGCTTGAGTTTGATGCTGAAGGCCGTAATGAGTTCGGTCGCGTAACGGAGGAGAATGTGAACCGCCGTCTTGCGGTGATTCTCGATGATAAGCTCTACTCTGCGCCGAATATCAATGAAGCGATTTATGGCAATGCGTCCATTTCCGGAAGTTTCAGTAATGCCGAGGCCCGTAAACTGGCCAATGTGCTGAAAGCCGGTGCTTTGCCGGGCCGGGTGAAAATTGTTGAAGAACGCACGGTTGCGCCGACACTGGGGCACGATTCAATCAGCAGCGGGATCAAGGCGATCGTGATAGGCGGTGTTGCCGTGCTCCTCTTTATGGGAATCTACTATCTGATTCCGGGCATGATTGCGAACTTCTCGCTGATCTTTGTGCTGTTGCTGCTGCCCATCGGCATGGTGGTTTCGTCCGGATTTCTCGGAGCGGCCACGGGATCGTTGCAGGGTGGAGGAATCAGCCTGCCGACTCTGACACTTTACGGTATTGCCGGTATTGTTTTGACCGTGGGTATGGCGGTGGATGCCAATGTGCTTACTTTTGAGCGTATGCGTGAAGAATGGGCCGTCGGGAAGTCCGTTTCCGGAGCGATCAACGCCGGTTACAATAAAGCCTTCAGCACCATTCTGGATGCGAATATCACGACGTTGCTTACTGCCATTATTCTGTTCTGGCAGGGTTCCGGGCCGATTCGCGGTTTTGCGGTGACACTGAGTGCCGGTATTATTGTTTCGATGTTTATCGTGCTGGTTATTACGCGGCTCGGTTTCAATACGCTGGCGGATAACGGCATGCTGAAGAGCATCAAGATGCTGTCTATTCCGGGATTGAAGAATGCAAACTTCAATTTCCTGGGCAGTCGGAAAATTGCCGGAGTGATTTCATTGCTGATTATTATCGGTTCCTGGGGTGTTTTCTTTAAGAAAGGCGATGCCAACTTTGGTGTGGATTTCAAAGGCGGTTCTGTGATCACCTTTGAATTCGATCAGAAGCAGGATATCGAAGTGGTTCGTGCCGCACTGGGTGAGGCCGGATTCCCGACCGCAGGTATTGCTTATCAGTCCGATGTTTCGGGGGGAGAAGTGCTGGAGTTGAAAATCAGTGATTCCGGAGAGGATGCGGAGCCGGCGCTTCAGGCGATTAAAGCGCTCGACGGGGGATATGTTGACGTCAAAAACGACAGCGTCGGTTCCCAGATCGGTTCTGAACTGAAGCGAAAAGGATTGCTGGCCATTATCTGGTCGCTGGTCGGTATTATTATTTATATTTCGATTCGCTTCGAATTTGCTTTTGCCTGCGGCGCAATTACCGCGTTGGCGCATGACGTGTTGATTACGGTTGGTATCTTCTGCGCGCTGGGCAATGAGCTCAGCATGCCGATTATTGCGGCCCTGCTGACGATCGTCGGTTATTCGGTGAACGATACCATTGTTGTGTTCGACCGTA
This is a stretch of genomic DNA from Pontiella agarivorans. It encodes these proteins:
- a CDS encoding rhodanese-related sulfurtransferase, yielding MKPIVVCALYKFVELNNYESLREPLLQFMTERDIRGTLLLAAEGINGTVAGTRAAIDELLAYLRTDERLATLDCKESCDETNPFYRTKVRLKKEIVTLGIEGIDPRKSVGTYVEPQSWNELISDPETLLIDTRNDYEISIGTFENAINPNTESFREFPEYVKKNLDPSKHRKVAMFCTGGIRCEKSTAYLKELGFDDVYHLKGGILKYLEEVPEENSMWKGECFVFDNRVAVKHNLEKGEYDQCHACRMPITEDDKKSKLYVKGVSCPHCHDRYSAERKARFQERERQIALARERGEEHIGGKVKTLAEQRRLMKQKQKEQALIARKKTTDSP
- a CDS encoding DUF975 family protein; the encoded protein is MTGLNDDGGVPKISIPSTGGAPSGGVSGGGVTPNGDLTAEARESLRGNWGMAVLGYVLYTALSFAISFFVIAATIFVGAVAGLGGGDAEAAGTMISGVAQLFQLFVMPPVMVGFFAYYLGLAQEDEARLELLFAGFKRFWKSLGVYFFYMLFIYLWMLLLIIPGIIKCFSYSQAFFIIADDEGCGPLEAISRSKEMMAGNKWKFFCLNLRFIGWSLLALLTLGIGYLWLVPYMQTSLAKFYEDVK
- the tgt gene encoding tRNA guanosine(34) transglycosylase Tgt — protein: MKTGTFELQNTDPSCKARRGTFHTKHGKVETPVFMPVGTQATVKSMSPAEMHELDCEILLGNTYHLNDRPGPDLIERLGGLHEFMGWDRAILTDSGGYQVFSLGSMNKITDEGVSFRSHSDGSKHFIGPKESMEIQRKLGSDIAMVFDECPPYPSEKEYACKAVRRTLDWAAICREAPRAEGQLFFGIAQGSVYADLREECAKALVDMEFDGYAIGGVSVGEPDELIIRGVEDTVDHLPVEKPRYLMGVGEMAQMVESVARGVDMFDCVMPTRQARNGTVSTRRGRYPVKAALYKEDTRPLEEGCTCYACKNFTRAYVRHLLNVGEILGLRLITMHNLHCYLEFMREMRKSIEEGRFAEFRAEFHAGYSVVCKEHVLNVKENN
- the yajC gene encoding preprotein translocase subunit YajC, whose protein sequence is MNLLPLTIAQAEAAPATGGSPLQFPIMMVILFAIMYFMMIRPQKRREKERKEMINSVKSGARVLLTSGIIGEVINVKENTLIIKISDNTKVECVRAAISQILEKGETPAEIEATK
- the secD gene encoding protein translocase subunit SecD codes for the protein MDKNKLWKWITLFALTGMSVWMVADLGVTWGLDLQGGSSFTIQVDEADVRQKLVEGDETVSSVDALKVADVKKKVQETQQIAVEIIRNRIDGLGTAEPEIYPQGNDRIVVRLPGVDPETRADAKAQISRDAVLSFKLVHNDSAQWVAEVFGAGQMPPGFKMGGQDGAGIFLVRDREAMADEELDRAFFKRLRRFGDKPADFMLMEDRHKDNSKIYRPEFIERRRQMGGDRVQNASVMPDPMTGLPTISLEFDAEGRNEFGRVTEENVNRRLAVILDDKLYSAPNINEAIYGNASISGSFSNAEARKLANVLKAGALPGRVKIVEERTVAPTLGHDSISSGIKAIVIGGVAVLLFMGIYYLIPGMIANFSLIFVLLLLPIGMVVSSGFLGAATGSLQGGGISLPTLTLYGIAGIVLTVGMAVDANVLTFERMREEWAVGKSVSGAINAGYNKAFSTILDANITTLLTAIILFWQGSGPIRGFAVTLSAGIIVSMFIVLVITRLGFNTLADNGMLKSIKMLSIPGLKNANFNFLGSRKIAGVISLLIIIGSWGVFFKKGDANFGVDFKGGSVITFEFDQKQDIEVVRAALGEAGFPTAGIAYQSDVSGGEVLELKISDSGEDAEPALQAIKALDGGYVDVKNDSVGSQIGSELKRKGLLAIIWSLVGIIIYISIRFEFAFACGAITALAHDVLITVGIFCALGNELSMPIIAALLTIVGYSVNDTIVVFDRIREDLKLEKGKSYQEIANLSINQTLSRTLLTSVTTLLTVIMLLFFGGGAVQDFALALTIGILVGTYSSVFVATPVVLLWHKEKKVQ